A stretch of the Dyella telluris genome encodes the following:
- the phnD gene encoding phosphate/phosphite/phosphonate ABC transporter substrate-binding protein: MRCRWMHAGWLRSLGMACVLLFLVSVQADEVVADEVVQAPTGTPIRFGILPIGSAAESREQWRPLLEDLEHRLGHPVTAVSVSSYAGLSGAIGEQRVDMAFLSGRLAIEAVEHQHMSVVAQFERDDGAKGNVAMLIVRANSPIRSVKDLLAKPGHWRYARGETLSVTGYVAPEAEVFAPNGLNSDTFFASVRVGNHQNNALAVSNGEVDVATCNNPDLDLFRRNFPTEASQLRVIWHSTLIPSGVLVVRDGMPEPQRRQLIEFMQNYGRAAGAAGERERANLARIPNLAGFAPADNAVLRPFIDMEYRLMREQAEHGRWVNDQAKKTRMGQIDTAYQADLKQLLRE, from the coding sequence GTGCGCTGTCGATGGATGCATGCCGGCTGGCTCCGGTCGCTGGGCATGGCCTGCGTGTTGCTGTTCCTTGTGTCTGTCCAGGCCGATGAGGTCGTGGCCGATGAAGTCGTGCAGGCGCCGACTGGCACGCCGATCCGTTTCGGCATCCTGCCCATCGGCAGTGCGGCTGAATCCCGTGAACAATGGCGTCCCTTGTTGGAGGATCTCGAGCACAGGCTCGGCCATCCCGTCACCGCCGTATCGGTAAGCAGCTATGCCGGGCTGTCCGGTGCCATCGGCGAGCAGCGCGTGGACATGGCGTTCCTTTCCGGTCGACTGGCCATCGAGGCAGTGGAACACCAGCACATGAGCGTGGTGGCGCAATTCGAGCGCGACGATGGCGCGAAGGGCAACGTGGCGATGTTGATCGTGCGTGCCAACAGCCCGATCCGCTCGGTAAAGGATCTGCTGGCGAAGCCAGGACACTGGCGATATGCGCGCGGCGAAACCTTGTCGGTCACCGGCTATGTGGCGCCAGAGGCGGAAGTGTTTGCGCCCAACGGGCTCAATTCGGACACGTTTTTCGCCAGCGTGCGCGTAGGCAATCATCAGAACAACGCGCTTGCCGTGAGCAACGGCGAAGTGGACGTGGCGACCTGCAACAACCCGGATCTCGATCTGTTTCGCCGCAACTTCCCCACGGAAGCCTCGCAGTTGCGGGTGATCTGGCACTCCACGCTGATTCCATCCGGCGTACTGGTCGTGCGTGACGGCATGCCCGAGCCGCAGCGGCGCCAGCTGATCGAATTCATGCAGAACTATGGCCGTGCTGCCGGCGCGGCGGGTGAGCGCGAGCGGGCGAACCTTGCGCGGATTCCCAACCTCGCCGGCTTTGCCCCGGCCGACAATGCGGTGTTGCGGCCCTTCATCGACATGGAGTACCGGCTCATGCGCGAGCAGGCCGAGCATGGTCGCTGGGTGAACGATCAGGCCAAGAAGACCCGGATGGGGCAGATCGACACCGCCTACCAGGCGGATTTGAAGCAACTTCTGCGCGAATGA
- a CDS encoding helicase HerA-like domain-containing protein — MTEILIGRNDESSVSLDPRYGNRHGMIAGATGTGKSVSLMVLAEGFSKLGVPCFLADAKGDLAGLSMAAVEPGDKLKARLAKLGLADWKPQANPVIFWDIYGKLGHPVRATISEMGPTLLGRILELNDTQEGVLEVIFKVADDQGWLLLDLPDLRAMLGFASENAKDISAHYGLISTQSIAAIQRAVLKLEQDGADQFFGEPALELADLMRQDMSGRGVINVLAADQLILKPRLYSTFLLWLLSELFEQLPEVGDLDQPKLVFFFDEAHLLFDDAPPALLQRVEQVVRLIRSKGVGVYFCSQNPDDVPGNILGQLGNRVQHALRAFTPRDQKAVKAAAETFVANPKLNVSEAITQLGVGEALASTLRDGGVPSPVERVMVTTPTARIGAITEAERATVRQRSPVGGKYDTAINRESAAEILAARATQKAANPQSIGKPTPAGAPAPEGPGWSDAVRDALLGTSRRQGMIEAMAKSASRAVGSRLGQQIVRGVLGSIFGGKR, encoded by the coding sequence ATGACTGAGATTCTTATCGGCCGCAACGACGAGAGCAGCGTCAGCCTCGACCCGCGTTACGGCAATCGCCACGGCATGATCGCCGGCGCCACCGGCACCGGCAAATCGGTCTCGCTGATGGTGCTGGCTGAAGGCTTTTCGAAGCTGGGCGTGCCCTGCTTTCTCGCCGACGCCAAGGGCGACCTCGCCGGCCTGTCGATGGCCGCCGTCGAACCGGGCGACAAGCTCAAGGCGCGTCTGGCCAAACTGGGCCTCGCCGACTGGAAGCCGCAGGCCAACCCGGTGATCTTCTGGGACATCTACGGCAAGCTCGGCCACCCCGTGCGCGCCACCATCAGCGAGATGGGCCCCACCCTGCTTGGCCGCATCCTGGAACTCAACGACACGCAGGAAGGCGTGCTCGAAGTGATCTTCAAGGTGGCCGATGACCAGGGCTGGCTGCTGCTGGACTTGCCCGACCTTCGCGCCATGCTGGGTTTTGCCAGCGAGAACGCCAAGGACATCTCCGCGCATTACGGCCTGATCAGTACGCAGAGCATCGCCGCGATCCAGCGCGCCGTGCTCAAGCTGGAACAGGACGGCGCCGACCAGTTCTTCGGCGAGCCCGCGCTGGAGCTGGCCGACCTGATGCGACAGGACATGAGCGGCCGCGGCGTGATCAACGTGCTGGCCGCCGACCAGCTCATCCTCAAGCCGCGCCTGTATTCCACCTTCTTGCTGTGGCTGCTGTCCGAACTGTTCGAGCAATTGCCGGAGGTGGGCGATCTGGACCAGCCCAAGCTGGTGTTCTTCTTCGATGAAGCGCACCTGCTGTTCGACGATGCACCGCCCGCCCTGCTGCAGCGGGTTGAACAAGTGGTGCGCCTGATCCGCTCCAAGGGCGTGGGCGTGTATTTCTGCTCGCAGAACCCGGACGACGTGCCGGGCAACATCCTTGGCCAGCTGGGCAACCGCGTGCAGCACGCGCTGCGGGCGTTCACGCCGCGCGATCAGAAGGCGGTGAAGGCTGCGGCGGAAACCTTCGTGGCCAATCCGAAGCTCAACGTAAGTGAAGCCATCACCCAGCTCGGTGTGGGCGAGGCATTGGCATCCACGCTGCGTGACGGCGGCGTGCCGTCGCCGGTGGAGCGCGTGATGGTGACCACGCCTACGGCACGCATCGGCGCCATCACCGAGGCCGAGCGCGCCACGGTGCGCCAGCGTTCGCCCGTCGGCGGTAAATACGATACGGCGATCAACCGCGAATCGGCGGCGGAAATCCTCGCCGCGCGGGCCACGCAGAAAGCGGCCAATCCGCAGAGCATCGGCAAGCCGACGCCGGCCGGGGCACCCGCGCCCGAGGGGCCGGGCTGGAGCGATGCCGTGCGCGATGCCTTGCTCGGTACCAGCCGGCGACAGGGCATGATCGAGGCCATGGCCAAGTCCGCCAGCCGCGCCGTAGGGTCTCGGCTGGGGCAGCAGATCGTGCGCGGCGTGCTTGGCAGCATCTTCGGCGGCAAGCGCTGA
- a CDS encoding dienelactone hydrolase family protein gives MGQTINLNTTRMQCIGAYLAQPEGKPKGGIVVIQEIFGVNEHIRHVADRYAEAGYTAIAPCFFDHLETGVELGYNEEGYKHGRELVTELGLDRAVEDVASAAEAIASAGAIGTVGYCWGGTVALLAALRLGLPSVSYYGARNVPFLGEKPRAPVMFHFGEKDKSIPPEMVQKHREMLPQMDVFTYPADHAFNRDIGAQYDEASAKLALQRTLAFFDTQLASNA, from the coding sequence ATGGGCCAGACCATCAATCTCAACACCACGCGGATGCAGTGCATCGGCGCCTACCTGGCCCAGCCGGAGGGGAAACCCAAGGGCGGCATCGTGGTGATCCAGGAGATCTTCGGCGTCAACGAGCATATCCGCCACGTCGCCGACCGCTACGCCGAAGCCGGCTATACCGCCATCGCGCCCTGCTTCTTCGACCACCTGGAGACCGGCGTGGAGCTGGGCTACAACGAAGAGGGCTACAAGCACGGACGCGAACTGGTGACCGAACTGGGCCTGGACCGCGCCGTGGAAGACGTGGCCAGTGCCGCGGAAGCCATCGCGTCCGCCGGCGCCATTGGCACCGTCGGTTACTGCTGGGGCGGCACGGTGGCCCTGCTCGCCGCGCTGCGCCTGGGCCTGCCGTCAGTGAGCTATTACGGCGCCCGCAACGTACCCTTCCTCGGTGAAAAGCCCAGGGCGCCGGTGATGTTCCACTTCGGAGAGAAGGACAAATCCATTCCACCGGAGATGGTGCAGAAGCACCGCGAGATGCTTCCCCAGATGGACGTGTTCACCTACCCCGCCGACCACGCCTTCAACCGCGATATCGGCGCACAGTACGACGAGGCCAGCGCGAAACTCGCCCTGCAGCGCACGCTGGCCTTCTTCGACACGCAGCTGGCCAGCAACGCATGA
- the greB gene encoding transcription elongation factor GreB, protein MSRWRPPSPSSTAIITRDGFEKLKAELDHLWHTLRPEVVKALAAAAAEGDRSENAEYTYRKKQLGEIDRRVRYLSKRIPSLKVAEGAPVDREVVFFGASIELENIDSGESVLYRIVGPDETDARLGWISIDSPLARAVLKKRVDDEFDAELPGGRTRFIIMAVSY, encoded by the coding sequence ATGAGCCGCTGGCGCCCACCTTCGCCCTCGTCCACCGCCATCATCACCCGCGACGGCTTCGAAAAGCTCAAGGCAGAGCTTGATCATCTGTGGCACACGCTGCGACCGGAAGTGGTGAAGGCATTGGCAGCGGCCGCTGCCGAAGGCGATCGCTCGGAAAACGCCGAATACACCTATCGCAAGAAGCAGCTTGGCGAAATCGATCGCCGCGTGCGTTATCTGAGCAAACGCATTCCCTCGCTCAAGGTGGCCGAAGGCGCGCCAGTGGACCGCGAGGTGGTGTTCTTCGGGGCGAGTATCGAGCTGGAGAACATCGACTCCGGCGAAAGCGTGCTCTATCGCATCGTCGGCCCGGACGAGACGGATGCACGCCTGGGCTGGATCAGCATCGACTCGCCGCTGGCCCGTGCCGTGCTGAAGAAGCGCGTGGATGACGAGTTCGACGCCGAACTGCCCGGCGGTCGCACGCGCTTCATCATCATGGCGGTCAGCTACTGA
- a CDS encoding HIT domain-containing protein → MSNPAFALDPRLDNDTRLVASLALCDVRLMNDARFPWLVLVPRQADKVEICDLSPDDQALLWREVTQASQALRIVEPFDKLNLGALGNIVRQLHVHVVARREGDAAWPGPVWGSGTAVPYGEQALAALLQTLREAIG, encoded by the coding sequence ATGAGCAACCCGGCATTCGCCCTCGATCCGCGCCTGGACAATGACACGCGGCTCGTCGCATCGCTGGCTTTGTGCGATGTGCGACTGATGAACGATGCACGCTTCCCCTGGCTGGTGCTGGTACCCCGCCAGGCGGACAAGGTGGAGATCTGCGATCTGTCGCCGGACGACCAGGCCCTGCTCTGGCGTGAAGTCACCCAAGCCTCGCAGGCGCTGCGGATCGTCGAGCCCTTCGACAAGCTCAACCTTGGCGCGCTGGGGAACATCGTGCGCCAGCTGCACGTGCACGTGGTGGCTCGCCGCGAAGGCGACGCCGCGTGGCCGGGCCCGGTATGGGGCAGCGGCACAGCGGTGCCTTATGGCGAGCAAGCCCTGGCCGCGCTGCTGCAGACACTGCGCGAAGCCATCGGCTGA
- a CDS encoding DUF3025 domain-containing protein, translated as MRYIAPARESVDPDVFTRQPLHGWREHVAWMQAACWPSIDALNAARPAGQRERFVAQTPELLDDGLHYEQRIAVRGDIATREANWHDLFNAFAWLRYPSLKRALNAAQMREIAVMGPRERSRPQYAMTHFDEAGVIVTLRDRALLDLWDAHDWFALFWRERAAWQEGRAVVQVFGHALLEHALTPSKLLVSKALVCMDPAGKGDAVAACVDGIASGRLLRDPLDLRPLPLSGLPGWHPDSAVESFHLNTACYQPRREGRQYPLPLEL; from the coding sequence ATGCGTTACATCGCGCCCGCCCGCGAAAGCGTCGACCCCGACGTGTTCACGCGCCAGCCGTTGCATGGTTGGCGCGAGCACGTGGCCTGGATGCAGGCGGCGTGCTGGCCCTCCATCGATGCATTGAATGCCGCACGCCCTGCCGGGCAGCGCGAGCGGTTTGTCGCGCAGACGCCGGAGCTGCTCGATGATGGATTGCACTACGAGCAGCGCATTGCCGTGCGTGGTGACATCGCCACGCGTGAAGCGAACTGGCACGACCTGTTCAATGCCTTCGCGTGGTTGCGCTATCCGTCGCTCAAGCGCGCGTTGAATGCCGCGCAGATGCGCGAGATCGCGGTGATGGGGCCGCGTGAACGCTCTCGTCCGCAGTACGCGATGACCCACTTCGACGAGGCGGGTGTCATCGTGACCTTGCGGGATCGAGCCTTGCTCGATCTGTGGGATGCCCACGACTGGTTCGCCCTGTTCTGGCGCGAAAGGGCGGCGTGGCAGGAAGGCCGGGCCGTGGTGCAGGTGTTCGGCCATGCCCTGCTTGAGCACGCGTTGACCCCGAGCAAGCTGCTCGTAAGCAAGGCGCTGGTGTGCATGGACCCGGCGGGGAAGGGCGACGCGGTAGCGGCCTGTGTCGATGGCATCGCGTCCGGGCGCCTGCTGCGCGACCCGCTGGATCTGCGGCCCTTGCCGCTGTCGGGTCTGCCGGGCTGGCATCCCGATAGTGCCGTGGAATCGTTTCACCTCAATACCGCCTGCTACCAGCCGCGTCGCGAGGGACGCCAGTACCCGCTGCCGCTCGAGCTCTGA
- the rimO gene encoding 30S ribosomal protein S12 methylthiotransferase RimO, with product MSQVSPKVGFVSLGCPKALVDSERILTQLKVEGYEIVPSYGAADAVVVNTCGFIDAAVQESLDAIGEALHENGKVIVTGCLGKRSELIREAYPDVLAISGPQDYASVMSAVHAALPPKRNPLLDIIPDTGIKLTPKHYAYLKISEGCNHRCSFCIIPSMRGDLVSRPVDEVLLEAERLAKGGVKELLVISQDTSAYGVDVKYAERQWRDKTYRTRMTELCEGLSELGLWTRLHYVYPYPHVDEVMPLMAEGKILPYLDIPFQHASPRILKLMKRPGNIDKTLERIRNWRKVVPDLTIRSTFIVGFPGETDAEFEELLDFLREAELDRVGAFAYSPVDGAKANELPGAVSEELKEDRLEQFMAVQAEISAAKLQRKIGRTMKVLVDEAGAEGAVARSSADAPEIDGVVHIANGQLLKPGQFVDVVIEDADDHDLHARLAG from the coding sequence ATGTCGCAGGTCTCGCCCAAAGTCGGTTTCGTCAGCCTGGGTTGCCCCAAGGCGCTCGTCGATTCCGAGCGCATCCTTACCCAGCTGAAGGTCGAGGGTTACGAGATCGTGCCCAGCTACGGCGCGGCTGACGCGGTGGTGGTGAACACCTGCGGCTTCATTGATGCGGCCGTGCAGGAGTCGCTGGACGCCATCGGCGAGGCTCTGCACGAGAACGGCAAGGTGATCGTCACCGGCTGCCTGGGCAAGCGTTCGGAGCTGATCCGCGAGGCCTATCCGGATGTGCTCGCCATCTCCGGCCCGCAGGACTACGCCAGCGTGATGAGCGCCGTGCATGCGGCGCTGCCGCCCAAGCGCAATCCGCTGCTGGACATCATTCCGGACACCGGCATCAAGCTCACGCCGAAGCACTACGCGTACCTCAAGATTTCCGAAGGCTGCAACCACCGCTGCAGCTTCTGCATCATCCCGTCGATGCGTGGCGACCTGGTGTCGCGCCCGGTCGATGAAGTGCTGCTGGAAGCCGAGCGCCTGGCGAAGGGCGGCGTGAAGGAGCTGCTGGTGATCTCGCAGGACACCAGTGCCTACGGCGTGGACGTGAAGTACGCCGAGCGCCAGTGGCGTGACAAGACCTACCGCACGCGCATGACCGAGCTGTGCGAAGGCCTGTCCGAGCTGGGCCTGTGGACGCGCCTGCACTACGTCTACCCGTACCCGCACGTGGACGAAGTGATGCCGTTGATGGCGGAAGGGAAGATCCTGCCGTACCTCGACATCCCGTTCCAGCACGCCAGCCCGCGCATCCTCAAGCTGATGAAGCGCCCGGGCAACATCGACAAGACGCTGGAGCGCATCCGCAACTGGCGCAAGGTGGTGCCGGATCTGACCATCCGCAGCACCTTCATCGTGGGGTTCCCCGGCGAGACGGATGCCGAGTTCGAGGAACTGCTCGACTTCCTGCGCGAGGCTGAGCTGGATCGCGTCGGTGCGTTTGCCTATTCGCCGGTGGACGGTGCCAAGGCCAACGAACTGCCGGGCGCGGTGTCGGAAGAACTGAAGGAAGACCGCCTGGAGCAGTTCATGGCGGTGCAGGCGGAAATCTCCGCGGCCAAGCTGCAGCGCAAGATCGGCCGCACCATGAAGGTGCTGGTCGATGAGGCTGGCGCCGAAGGCGCTGTCGCACGTTCGTCGGCCGACGCGCCGGAAATCGATGGCGTGGTGCACATCGCCAACGGCCAGCTGCTCAAGCCGGGCCAGTTCGTCGACGTGGTGATCGAAGACGCCGACGACCACGACCTGCACGCGCGTCTGGCTGGTTGA
- the dcd gene encoding dCTP deaminase, whose product MSIKSDKWIRRMAEQHGMIEPFEPGQVKTRDNGRLVSYGTSSYGYDVRCAREFKIFTNINSTIVDPKSFDPTSFVDVEADVCIIPPNSFALARTVEYFRIPRKVLTICLGKSTYARCGIIVNVTPLEPEWEGHVTLEFSNTTPLPAKIYANEGVAQMLFLESDEECETSYKDRGGKYQGQQGVTLPRT is encoded by the coding sequence GTGAGCATCAAATCCGACAAGTGGATCCGGCGCATGGCCGAGCAGCACGGCATGATCGAGCCGTTCGAGCCGGGTCAGGTCAAGACGCGCGACAATGGGCGTCTGGTGTCGTACGGCACGTCCAGCTACGGCTACGACGTGCGTTGCGCGCGCGAGTTCAAGATCTTCACCAACATCAACTCCACCATCGTCGACCCGAAATCGTTCGATCCGACGAGCTTCGTCGACGTGGAAGCGGATGTCTGCATCATTCCGCCCAACTCCTTTGCGCTGGCGCGCACGGTTGAGTACTTCCGCATCCCGCGCAAGGTGCTCACCATCTGCCTTGGCAAGAGCACGTATGCGCGCTGCGGCATCATCGTCAATGTGACGCCGCTGGAGCCGGAGTGGGAAGGGCACGTGACGCTGGAGTTTTCCAACACCACGCCGCTGCCCGCGAAAATTTACGCCAATGAGGGCGTGGCCCAGATGCTGTTCCTCGAATCCGATGAGGAGTGCGAGACCAGCTACAAGGATCGCGGCGGCAAATACCAGGGGCAACAGGGCGTTACCCTGCCGCGCACCTGA